A window of Aeromicrobium sp. A1-2 contains these coding sequences:
- a CDS encoding acyltransferase family protein, translated as MSALEPLPVTTSPTKERVAYLDNARYWVMLLVVIGHSLTQFTDMDSARGVYVWIYSFHMPFFILISGYTARRYMGDARQVRRIVSTLVVPYLLVETSLQLITRHYTGEPSPLLLLSPQWLAWFLAALFVWRLTTPIWRALRYPITTSILISLLVGLIEVPNVLALPKILGFLPFYVVGLHMTRERFERLADPRIRAASVAVLGSALLICYTYSKNWQIDWLLWKQRYDEDPLGATAIEGMSQRAELLAIGFLLTFAALSLVPRRRSITTALGGRTFYCYLLHGYLIIFLKLQFDLFDDMSRFGFAAVVATTFAALVVANLLMTKPVSVVFRPVFEPKLTWLFRDIPKPSPTTPSAGQTPEPTGKRPAGTP; from the coding sequence ATGAGTGCTCTTGAACCGTTGCCCGTCACCACCTCGCCAACCAAGGAGCGGGTGGCCTACCTCGACAATGCCCGCTACTGGGTCATGCTGCTGGTCGTGATCGGCCACTCGCTGACGCAGTTCACCGACATGGATTCGGCCCGCGGTGTCTACGTGTGGATCTACTCGTTCCACATGCCGTTCTTCATCCTGATCTCGGGCTACACGGCTCGCCGCTACATGGGCGACGCCCGCCAGGTCCGCCGGATCGTCAGCACGCTGGTGGTGCCGTATCTCCTGGTCGAGACCAGCCTGCAGCTGATCACCCGTCACTACACGGGCGAGCCCAGTCCTCTGCTGCTCCTCTCACCCCAGTGGCTCGCCTGGTTCCTGGCGGCACTTTTCGTGTGGCGCTTGACGACCCCGATCTGGCGCGCGCTGCGCTACCCCATCACGACGTCGATCCTGATCTCGTTGCTGGTCGGGCTGATCGAAGTACCAAATGTGCTGGCCCTGCCCAAGATCTTGGGCTTCCTGCCCTTCTACGTCGTGGGCCTGCACATGACCCGGGAACGTTTCGAGCGACTCGCAGACCCCCGCATCCGTGCTGCGTCCGTCGCGGTGCTCGGCTCCGCGCTGCTGATCTGCTACACCTACTCCAAGAACTGGCAGATCGATTGGCTGCTCTGGAAGCAGCGCTACGACGAGGACCCGCTCGGCGCGACCGCGATCGAGGGCATGTCACAGCGTGCCGAACTCCTGGCCATCGGCTTCCTGCTGACCTTCGCGGCGTTGTCATTGGTCCCCCGGCGACGTTCGATCACGACGGCACTGGGTGGACGCACCTTCTACTGCTACCTGCTGCACGGCTACCTGATCATCTTCCTGAAGCTGCAGTTCGACCTGTTCGACGACATGTCCCGGTTCGGCTTCGCTGCGGTCGTCGCCACCACGTTCGCTGCGCTTGTCGTGGCCAACCTGCTGATGACCAAGCCCGTCTCGGTCGTCTTCCGTCCCGTGTTCGAGCCGAAGCTGACCTGGCTGTTCCGCGACATCCCGAAGCCGAGCCCTACCACGCCGTCTGCCGGCCAGACACCTGAGCCGACCGGGAAGCGTCCCGCCGGTACCCCTTGA
- a CDS encoding DNA-directed RNA polymerase subunit beta': MLDVNFFDQIRIGLATADDIRGWSFGEVKKPETINYRTLKPERDGLFCEKIFGPTRDWECYCGKYKRVRFKGIICERCGVEVTRSKVRRERMGHIELAAPVTHIWYFKGVPSRLGYLLDLAPKDLEKVIYFAAYMITRVDEDARHKDLSSLETKIDLERQQLEGRRDNEVNERMQKLEEDLKALEDEGAKADAKRKVKDAAEREAKQRRDRTQREIDRLDEVWSRFKSLKVQDLEGDELLYREMTYRFGKYFDGYMGATAIQKRLQDFDLEAEAELLREIIATGKGQKKTRALKRLKVVSAFLGSSNAPAGMVLDAVPVIPPELRPMVQLDGGRFATSDLNDLYRRVINRNNRLKRLLDLGAPEIIVNNEKRMLQEAVDSLFDNGRRGRPVTGPGNRPLKSISDMLKGKQGRFRQNLLGKRVDYSGRSVIIVGPQLKLHQCGLPKQMALELFKPFVMKRLVDLNHAQNIKSAKRMVERARPVVWDVLEEVITEHPVLLNRAPTLHRLGIQAFEPQLIEGKAIQIHPLVCSAFNADFDGDQMAVHLPLSAEAQAEARVLMLSTNNILKPSDGRPVTMPTQDMIIGLYFLTLERSGHIGEGRAFSSVSEAMMAFERHEISLQAHVKIRIEGTTNETTLGRAIFNEALPDDYPFVNHQVGKKELGVIVNDLAERYSKVDVANALDNLKDTGFHWGTRSGVTVSIEDVVTPPRKQEILSGYEAQAAKVQTQFDRGLITADERRQELIEIWTQATADVTEEMLKGFTEDNPIWMMVDSGARGNMMQVRQIAGMRGLVANPKGEIIPRPIKANFREGLSVVEYFIATHGARKGLADTALRTADSGYLTRRLVDVSQDVIIREEDCGTERGLRQVIATKNDEGRAVPDENVETSAYSRTAAADVTDDKGTVLAAAGSELGDVEIGRLIAAGIEEIKVRTVLTCEAKAGTCAKCYGRSLATGKLVDIGEAVGTIAAQSIGEPGTQLTMRTFHTGGVAGDDITHGLPRVVELFEARQPKGRAPITESAGRVEIDDSDKTRKLVVTPDDGSEVLEYPVTKRSRLLIADGDHVEVGQQLTHGTPDPQEVLRILGVRRAQEHLVDEVQAVYRSQGVAIHDKHIEIIVRQMLRRVTVIEQGASNLIPGDLVDRAKFEEENRRVVAEGGNPASGRPVLMGITKASLAVESWLSAASFQETTRVLTDAAIHGKSDALRGLKENIIIGKLIPAGTGLDRYKNIRVEPTEEARQAAYAVTGYGDYDYGFGAPDSAPVQLDDFDFTSFEK, encoded by the coding sequence GTGCTTGACGTGAACTTCTTCGATCAAATCCGGATCGGTCTCGCGACCGCCGACGACATCCGCGGATGGTCGTTCGGCGAGGTCAAGAAGCCTGAGACGATCAACTACCGCACGCTCAAGCCCGAGCGTGACGGACTCTTCTGCGAGAAGATCTTCGGTCCCACCCGGGATTGGGAGTGCTACTGCGGCAAGTACAAGCGCGTTCGCTTCAAGGGCATCATCTGCGAGCGTTGCGGCGTCGAGGTCACGCGGTCCAAGGTGCGCCGTGAGCGCATGGGCCACATCGAGCTTGCCGCTCCCGTCACGCACATCTGGTACTTCAAGGGCGTCCCGAGCCGGCTGGGCTATCTGCTCGACCTGGCTCCCAAGGACCTCGAGAAGGTCATCTACTTCGCGGCCTACATGATCACGCGGGTCGACGAGGATGCGCGTCACAAGGATCTGTCGAGCCTCGAGACCAAGATCGATCTGGAGCGTCAGCAGCTCGAGGGACGTCGCGACAACGAGGTCAACGAGCGCATGCAGAAGCTCGAGGAAGACCTCAAGGCACTCGAGGACGAGGGCGCCAAGGCCGACGCCAAGCGCAAGGTCAAGGACGCCGCCGAGCGTGAGGCCAAGCAGCGTCGCGACCGCACGCAGCGCGAGATCGATCGCCTCGACGAGGTGTGGAGCCGATTCAAGAGCCTCAAGGTCCAGGACCTCGAGGGTGACGAACTGCTCTACCGCGAGATGACGTATCGCTTCGGCAAGTACTTCGATGGCTACATGGGCGCCACGGCGATCCAGAAGCGCCTGCAGGACTTCGACCTCGAGGCCGAGGCCGAGCTGCTGCGCGAGATCATCGCGACCGGCAAGGGACAGAAGAAGACCCGTGCGCTCAAGCGCCTCAAGGTCGTCTCGGCATTCCTCGGAAGCAGCAATGCTCCCGCTGGCATGGTCCTGGATGCCGTCCCGGTCATCCCGCCGGAACTGCGCCCGATGGTGCAGCTCGATGGTGGACGCTTCGCGACGAGCGACCTGAACGATCTCTACCGCCGCGTGATCAACCGCAACAACCGGCTCAAGCGTCTGCTTGACCTCGGTGCTCCGGAGATCATCGTCAACAACGAGAAGCGCATGCTGCAGGAGGCCGTCGACTCGCTGTTCGACAACGGCCGCCGTGGTCGTCCGGTCACCGGACCGGGCAACCGTCCGCTCAAGTCGATCTCGGACATGCTCAAGGGCAAGCAGGGTCGATTCCGTCAGAACCTGCTCGGCAAGCGCGTCGACTACTCCGGCCGTTCGGTTATCATCGTCGGCCCGCAGCTCAAGCTGCACCAGTGTGGTCTGCCCAAGCAGATGGCACTCGAGCTGTTCAAGCCGTTCGTGATGAAGCGTCTGGTTGATCTCAACCACGCGCAGAACATCAAGAGCGCCAAGCGCATGGTCGAGCGGGCTCGCCCGGTCGTGTGGGACGTCCTCGAAGAGGTCATCACCGAGCACCCCGTGCTGCTCAACCGTGCACCCACACTGCACCGTCTGGGCATTCAGGCGTTCGAGCCGCAGCTCATCGAGGGCAAGGCCATCCAGATCCACCCGCTCGTCTGCTCGGCGTTCAACGCCGACTTCGACGGTGACCAGATGGCCGTGCACCTGCCGCTGAGCGCGGAGGCGCAGGCCGAGGCCCGCGTCCTGATGCTGTCGACCAACAACATCCTGAAGCCGTCCGACGGTCGCCCGGTCACGATGCCGACCCAGGACATGATCATCGGCTTGTACTTCTTGACGCTCGAGCGTTCGGGACACATCGGTGAGGGACGTGCCTTCAGCTCGGTCTCCGAGGCCATGATGGCCTTCGAGCGTCACGAGATCTCGCTGCAGGCTCACGTCAAGATTCGCATCGAGGGCACGACCAACGAGACGACCCTGGGTCGCGCAATCTTCAACGAGGCGCTCCCGGACGACTACCCGTTCGTCAACCACCAGGTCGGCAAGAAGGAGCTCGGTGTCATCGTCAACGACCTCGCCGAGCGCTACTCCAAGGTCGACGTGGCCAACGCGCTCGACAACCTCAAGGACACCGGCTTCCACTGGGGCACCCGCTCCGGCGTGACGGTCTCGATCGAGGACGTCGTGACGCCCCCGCGCAAGCAGGAGATCCTTTCCGGCTACGAGGCGCAGGCCGCCAAGGTCCAGACGCAGTTCGACCGTGGTCTGATCACTGCGGACGAGCGTCGTCAGGAGCTCATCGAGATCTGGACGCAGGCCACGGCCGACGTCACGGAGGAGATGCTGAAGGGCTTCACGGAGGACAACCCCATCTGGATGATGGTTGACTCCGGTGCTCGCGGAAACATGATGCAGGTGCGTCAGATCGCCGGCATGCGTGGTCTGGTGGCCAACCCCAAGGGCGAGATCATCCCGCGCCCCATCAAGGCCAACTTCCGCGAGGGTCTGTCGGTGGTCGAGTACTTCATCGCCACCCACGGCGCCCGCAAGGGACTCGCCGACACGGCTCTGCGTACGGCTGACTCGGGCTACCTGACGCGTCGGCTTGTCGACGTCAGCCAGGACGTCATCATCCGCGAGGAGGACTGCGGAACCGAGCGTGGACTCCGTCAGGTCATCGCGACCAAGAACGACGAGGGTCGCGCGGTCCCCGATGAGAACGTCGAAACTTCGGCGTACTCCCGCACGGCAGCAGCCGATGTCACAGACGACAAGGGCACGGTGCTCGCAGCTGCTGGCAGCGAGCTCGGCGACGTCGAGATCGGTCGCCTCATCGCGGCCGGCATCGAGGAGATCAAGGTCCGTACGGTCCTGACCTGCGAGGCCAAGGCGGGTACGTGTGCCAAGTGCTACGGCCGCTCGCTGGCGACCGGCAAGCTCGTCGACATCGGTGAGGCCGTCGGCACCATCGCGGCCCAGTCGATCGGTGAGCCCGGCACGCAGCTGACCATGCGTACCTTCCACACCGGTGGTGTGGCCGGAGACGACATCACGCACGGTCTCCCGCGCGTCGTGGAGCTCTTCGAGGCACGTCAGCCCAAGGGTCGTGCGCCGATCACTGAGTCTGCTGGTCGGGTCGAGATCGATGACTCGGACAAGACCCGCAAGCTCGTCGTGACGCCGGACGATGGTTCCGAGGTGCTGGAGTACCCCGTGACCAAGCGTTCGCGTCTGCTGATCGCCGATGGCGATCACGTCGAGGTCGGCCAGCAGCTGACGCACGGTACGCCGGATCCGCAGGAAGTCCTGCGCATCCTGGGTGTGCGTCGCGCGCAGGAGCACCTCGTGGACGAGGTCCAGGCGGTCTACCGCTCGCAGGGTGTGGCCATCCACGACAAGCACATCGAGATCATCGTGCGCCAGATGCTCCGTCGCGTGACGGTCATCGAGCAGGGTGCGTCGAACCTCATCCCCGGTGACCTGGTCGATCGGGCCAAGTTCGAGGAGGAGAACCGACGCGTCGTCGCCGAGGGTGGCAACCCCGCTTCGGGTCGTCCGGTCCTGATGGGTATCACGAAGGCCTCGCTGGCCGTCGAGTCGTGGCTGTCGGCCGCCTCCTTCCAGGAGACGACCCGCGTCCTGACCGACGCAGCCATCCACGGCAAGTCCGATGCGCTCCGTGGTCTGAAGGAGAACATCATCATCGGCAAGCTCATCCCGGCAGGTACTGGTCTCGACCGGTACAAGAACATCCGGGTCGAGCCGACCGAAGAGGCCCGTCAGGCCGCCTACGCCGTCACAGGCTACGGCGACTACGACTACGGCTTCGGTGCTCCGGACTCCGCTCCGGTGCAGCTCGATGACTTCGACTTCACGTCGTTCGAGAAGTAG
- a CDS encoding cutinase family protein, with protein MATELHRSSDATVRIEGIPYRAESGVSDARHQANVEDGQTRTATRLDDLGRSCPQTKFALVGVSQGAEVLHKLAAGPTAQTLRRIRLIALIADSRRNPDDSIQSWTYGTTAPGAGKLGAGPVLDPSLQDIAITFCVAGDAICGQPPGDTTDGPSEKHRKFYEDPAHAQETGQRMAAIVRRTGI; from the coding sequence ATGGCCACCGAGCTGCACCGCTCCTCCGACGCCACGGTGCGAATCGAAGGGATCCCCTACCGGGCCGAGAGCGGGGTCAGCGACGCACGCCACCAGGCCAACGTCGAGGACGGGCAGACCCGTACCGCTACCCGTCTCGACGACCTCGGACGGTCCTGCCCGCAGACGAAGTTCGCTCTCGTCGGGGTCAGCCAGGGCGCCGAGGTCTTGCACAAGCTCGCCGCAGGCCCCACCGCGCAGACGCTGCGACGGATCCGCCTGATCGCGTTGATCGCCGACTCCCGACGCAACCCCGACGACTCGATCCAGTCCTGGACGTACGGCACAACGGCGCCGGGGGCCGGCAAGCTAGGCGCCGGGCCCGTCCTCGACCCGTCGCTGCAGGACATCGCCATCACGTTCTGCGTCGCCGGTGACGCCATCTGTGGTCAGCCACCGGGCGACACAACCGACGGGCCCTCGGAGAAGCACCGAAAGTTCTACGAGGACCCTGCCCATGCACAGGAAACGGGCCAGCGAATGGCGGCCATAGTTCGCCGTACCGGCATCTAA
- a CDS encoding GntR family transcriptional regulator, which translates to MAQRTTTTDRVFAALRESIVTGEFPAGSLHSIYRLAELLDVSRTPVREAVLRLADIGLVSVERNRGVRIRGVTVGDVRSVFELRLMIEVPATAYAAGHATAQDVEALEEALVGMRAGADALDEVRFTGHDRTLHHRIAAVLGNPRLQQEVAALRDSIQTRGASTLHRSRGMTEILEEHVPIVEAIASKNPAAAAARMEEHLVNTATLLMAQAATPDDPAPGAGWANRLQEHLYLPEETARTRQQ; encoded by the coding sequence ATGGCGCAGCGCACGACGACGACAGATCGAGTGTTCGCGGCGCTCCGGGAGTCGATCGTGACGGGGGAGTTCCCGGCCGGTTCGCTCCATTCGATCTACCGTCTGGCTGAGCTTCTGGACGTCTCCCGCACCCCTGTCCGCGAGGCCGTCCTCCGGCTGGCCGACATTGGACTGGTCTCGGTCGAGCGCAATCGCGGTGTGCGAATTCGCGGTGTGACGGTTGGCGACGTGCGGTCGGTGTTCGAGCTCCGCCTGATGATCGAGGTGCCAGCGACGGCGTACGCGGCGGGGCACGCGACGGCGCAGGACGTCGAGGCGCTCGAGGAGGCTCTGGTGGGTATGCGGGCGGGTGCCGACGCGCTCGACGAGGTCCGATTCACCGGCCACGACAGGACGCTGCACCACCGGATCGCCGCGGTGCTGGGCAACCCACGGCTGCAGCAGGAGGTCGCCGCGCTGCGCGACTCGATCCAGACCCGGGGAGCCTCGACGCTGCACCGATCGCGTGGCATGACAGAGATCCTGGAGGAGCACGTCCCGATCGTCGAGGCGATCGCCTCGAAGAACCCGGCCGCGGCGGCGGCTCGGATGGAGGAGCATCTCGTCAACACCGCGACCCTGCTCATGGCGCAGGCCGCGACTCCCGACGACCCGGCCCCGGGTGCAGGCTGGGCCAACCGTCTGCAGGAGCACCTGTATCTCCCCGAAGAGACCGCCCGCACTCGTCAGCAGTAG
- a CDS encoding NUDIX hydrolase: MVEPSRTQRLGAYAVVVDQDRILLTRISPIGFPVGAWTLPGGGVDHGESPHAAVRRELWEEAGLEAMSVRLVDVHDVHTVALGRGDQYEDYHGVHLLYAVEVDTAQVPRVTDVGGTTDLVQWVPIEQIDSSLGPVLPMVRHTIERLDQFAAGWSSRIV, translated from the coding sequence GTGGTCGAACCGTCCCGCACCCAGCGCCTCGGCGCGTACGCCGTCGTGGTCGACCAGGACCGCATCCTGCTGACCCGCATCTCACCGATCGGCTTTCCGGTGGGGGCATGGACCCTGCCCGGCGGAGGAGTGGATCATGGTGAGTCGCCCCACGCCGCGGTGCGTCGCGAGCTGTGGGAGGAAGCGGGGCTTGAGGCGATGAGCGTCCGGCTGGTCGACGTGCACGACGTGCACACCGTCGCGCTGGGACGAGGGGACCAGTACGAGGACTACCACGGTGTCCACCTGCTCTACGCGGTCGAGGTCGACACTGCTCAGGTTCCGCGCGTCACCGACGTGGGTGGCACGACCGATCTGGTGCAGTGGGTACCGATCGAGCAGATTGACTCTTCGCTCGGCCCGGTGCTCCCGATGGTCAGGCACACCATCGAGCGCCTCGATCAATTCGCCGCGGGGTGGTCCAGCAGGATCGTGTAG
- the rpoB gene encoding DNA-directed RNA polymerase subunit beta: MAASRTSASVQPRRISFAKIAEPLEVPELLALQTDSFAWLIGDDSWKAGVEEALAGGRTDISTKSGLEEIFEEISPIEDFSETMSLSFRDHRFEPPKYSVEDCKDRDVTYAAPLFVTAEFMNNETGEIKSQTVFMGDFPLMTDKGTFIINGTERVVVSQLVRSPGVYFERVPDKTSDKDIYTAKVIPSRGAWLEFEIDKRDLVGVRLDRKRKQSVTVLLKALGWSEAQILEELGQYESIRLTLEKDNTTTQDEALLDIYRKLRPGEPPSREAAQTLLDNYYFNAKRYDTAKVGRYKINKKLGVEEAFDQQTLTIDDIVSTIKYIVALHAGDAELTTAAGQTIVEADDIDHFGNRRMRSVGELIQNQLRTGLARMERVVRERMTTQDVEAITPQTLINIRPVVAALKEFFGTSQLSQFMDQNNPLAGLTHKRRLSALGPGGLSRERAGYEVRDVHPSHYGRMCPIETPEGPNIGLIGSLASYGRINSFGFVETPYRKVVKGTVTEQIDYLSATDEDRYIIAQANSILTEKFTFAEDMVLVRQKGGEAELRPADDVDYMDVSPRQMVSVATALIPFLEHDDANRALMGSNMQRQAVPLIRNDAPLVGTGMEFRAAVDAGDVTVAKVAGVVNEVSADAIEIMQDDGAYFTYRLAKFRRSNQGTCTNQRPLVSHGQRVEVGTPLADGPCTDEGEMALGTNLLVAFMPWQGHNYEDAIILSQRVVQDDVLTSIHIEEHEVDARDTKLGPEEITRDIPNVSEEMLADLDERGIIRIGAEVGNGDVLVGKVTPKGETELTPEERLLRAIFGEKAREVRDTSLKVPHGESGTVIGVRVFDSAEGDELSPGVNQLVRVYVAQKRKISNGDKLAGRHGNKGVISKILPVEDMPFMEDGTPVDIVLNPLGIPGRMNVGQVLETHLGWVAKTGWQIPDEEQDEWAETLRKIGADKAEPATNIATPVFDGAREDEIQGLLASTLPNRDGERMVKRDGKAMLFDGRSGEQFPDPVSVGYMYLLKLHHLVDDKIHARSTGPYSMITQQPLGGKAQFGGQRFGEMEVWALEAYGAAYALQELLTIKSDDILGRVKVYEAIVKGENVPEPGIPESFKVLVKEMQSLCLNVEVLSSDGSAVEMRDAEEDLFRAAEELGIDLSRREPSSVEEV, translated from the coding sequence TTGGCCGCCTCGCGCACCTCCGCATCTGTTCAGCCCCGTCGCATCTCGTTTGCCAAAATTGCAGAACCCCTCGAGGTACCAGAGCTTCTCGCTCTGCAGACCGACAGTTTCGCCTGGTTGATCGGCGACGACTCCTGGAAGGCCGGTGTCGAGGAAGCCCTCGCTGGCGGCCGTACAGACATCTCGACGAAGTCAGGTCTGGAGGAGATCTTCGAAGAGATCTCCCCCATCGAGGACTTCTCCGAGACGATGAGCCTGTCGTTCCGCGATCACCGCTTCGAGCCGCCCAAGTACTCCGTCGAGGACTGCAAGGACCGCGACGTCACGTACGCTGCTCCGCTGTTCGTGACCGCCGAGTTCATGAACAACGAGACTGGCGAGATCAAGAGCCAGACCGTCTTCATGGGCGACTTCCCGCTGATGACGGACAAAGGCACGTTCATCATCAACGGCACCGAGCGCGTTGTCGTTTCACAGCTCGTCCGCTCACCGGGCGTCTACTTCGAGCGGGTCCCGGACAAGACGTCCGACAAGGACATCTACACCGCCAAGGTCATCCCCTCGCGTGGCGCGTGGCTCGAGTTCGAGATCGACAAGCGCGATCTCGTCGGCGTCCGTCTGGACCGCAAGCGCAAGCAGAGCGTCACCGTCCTGCTGAAGGCGCTGGGCTGGTCCGAGGCGCAGATCCTCGAGGAGCTCGGCCAGTACGAGTCGATCCGCCTGACGCTCGAGAAGGACAACACCACGACCCAGGACGAGGCGCTCCTGGACATCTACCGCAAGCTGCGTCCGGGCGAACCGCCGAGCCGCGAAGCCGCTCAGACGTTGTTGGACAACTACTACTTCAACGCCAAGCGCTACGACACGGCCAAGGTTGGTCGCTACAAGATCAACAAGAAGCTCGGCGTCGAAGAGGCCTTCGACCAGCAGACTCTGACGATCGACGACATCGTGTCGACGATCAAGTACATCGTCGCGCTGCACGCCGGCGATGCCGAGTTGACGACTGCTGCGGGTCAGACCATTGTCGAGGCCGACGACATCGACCACTTTGGCAACCGTCGCATGCGTTCGGTCGGCGAACTCATCCAGAACCAGCTCCGTACGGGCCTGGCGCGGATGGAGCGTGTCGTCCGCGAGCGTATGACGACCCAGGACGTCGAGGCCATCACGCCGCAGACCCTGATCAACATTCGACCCGTCGTCGCGGCGCTCAAGGAGTTCTTCGGCACTTCGCAGCTGTCGCAGTTCATGGATCAGAACAACCCGCTCGCGGGCCTGACCCACAAGCGTCGTCTCTCGGCCCTCGGACCGGGTGGTCTGTCACGTGAACGCGCCGGCTACGAAGTTCGCGACGTCCACCCGTCGCACTACGGCCGCATGTGCCCGATCGAGACCCCGGAAGGCCCGAACATCGGCCTGATCGGCTCGCTCGCGTCCTACGGTCGGATCAACTCCTTCGGCTTCGTCGAGACGCCCTACCGCAAGGTCGTCAAGGGCACGGTCACCGAGCAGATCGACTACTTGTCCGCGACGGACGAGGATCGTTACATCATCGCGCAGGCGAACTCGATCCTCACCGAGAAGTTCACCTTCGCCGAGGACATGGTGCTGGTTCGTCAGAAGGGTGGCGAGGCAGAGCTTCGTCCCGCCGACGACGTCGACTACATGGATGTCTCGCCCCGCCAGATGGTGTCGGTCGCGACAGCCCTGATCCCGTTCCTCGAGCACGACGATGCCAACCGCGCCCTGATGGGCTCGAACATGCAGCGTCAGGCCGTCCCGCTGATCCGCAACGACGCCCCGCTCGTCGGCACCGGCATGGAGTTCCGTGCCGCGGTCGACGCTGGCGATGTCACGGTTGCCAAGGTCGCCGGTGTGGTCAACGAGGTGTCCGCGGACGCCATCGAGATCATGCAGGACGATGGCGCGTACTTCACGTACCGCCTGGCCAAGTTCCGTCGCTCCAACCAGGGCACCTGCACCAACCAGCGTCCGCTGGTCTCGCACGGTCAGCGTGTCGAGGTCGGCACGCCCCTGGCCGATGGTCCGTGCACCGACGAGGGCGAGATGGCCCTCGGCACGAACCTGCTCGTGGCGTTCATGCCGTGGCAGGGTCACAACTACGAGGACGCGATCATCCTCAGCCAGCGTGTCGTCCAGGACGACGTGTTGACCTCGATCCACATCGAGGAGCATGAGGTCGATGCTCGCGACACCAAGCTCGGCCCCGAGGAGATCACCCGCGACATCCCGAACGTCAGCGAAGAAATGCTGGCGGACCTGGACGAGCGTGGAATCATCCGGATCGGTGCGGAGGTCGGCAACGGCGACGTGCTGGTCGGCAAGGTCACGCCCAAGGGTGAGACCGAGCTGACCCCGGAGGAGCGTCTGCTCCGTGCGATCTTCGGCGAGAAGGCGCGCGAGGTGCGCGACACCTCGCTCAAGGTCCCGCACGGCGAGTCCGGCACCGTCATCGGCGTCCGGGTGTTCGACTCGGCCGAGGGCGACGAGCTCTCACCGGGTGTCAACCAGCTGGTCCGCGTCTACGTGGCGCAGAAGCGCAAGATCTCCAACGGTGACAAGCTCGCCGGTCGCCACGGCAACAAGGGCGTCATCTCCAAGATCCTGCCCGTCGAGGACATGCCCTTCATGGAGGACGGCACGCCAGTCGACATCGTCCTCAACCCGCTCGGCATCCCCGGCCGGATGAACGTCGGACAGGTCCTGGAGACCCACCTCGGGTGGGTTGCCAAGACCGGCTGGCAGATTCCGGACGAGGAGCAGGACGAGTGGGCCGAGACGTTGCGCAAGATCGGTGCTGACAAGGCCGAGCCTGCGACCAACATCGCGACCCCCGTCTTCGATGGCGCCCGTGAGGACGAGATCCAGGGCCTGCTGGCCTCGACTCTGCCCAACCGGGACGGCGAGCGCATGGTCAAGCGTGACGGCAAGGCGATGCTGTTCGACGGTCGTTCCGGCGAGCAGTTCCCCGACCCGGTCTCGGTCGGCTACATGTACCTCCTCAAGCTGCACCACCTGGTCGACGACAAGATCCACGCACGTTCCACGGGTCCGTACTCGATGATCACGCAGCAGCCGCTGGGTGGTAAGGCGCAGTTCGGTGGACAGCGTTTCGGTGAGATGGAGGTGTGGGCCCTCGAGGCCTACGGAGCGGCGTACGCGCTGCAGGAGCTCCTGACCATCAAGTCCGACGACATCCTCGGACGCGTCAAGGTCTACGAAGCCATCGTCAAGGGCGAGAACGTACCCGAACCCGGTATCCCGGAGTCGTTCAAGGTTCTCGTCAAGGAGATGCAGTCCCTGTGTCTCAACGTCGAGGTGCTCTCCAGCGACGGATCTGCCGTCGAGATGCGCGATGCGGAAGAGGATCTCTTCCGTGCCGCCGAAGAACTCGGCATCGACCTGTCCCGGCGTGAGCCCTCCAGCGTCGAGGAGGTCTGA